A part of Streptococcus porcinus genomic DNA contains:
- the tkt gene encoding transketolase codes for MTFDAVDQLAVNTVRTLSMDAIQAANSGHPGLPMGAAPMAYVLWNKVMNINPKTGRNWTNRDRFILSAGHGSAMLYSLLHLAGYNVTNEDLKNFRQWGSKTPGHPEVNHTDGVEATTGPLGQGIANAVGMAMAEAHLAAKYNKPGFNIVDHYTYALNGDGDLMEGVSQEAASLAGHLKLGKLILFYDSNDISLDGPTSMAFTESVKGRFEAYGWQHILVKDGNDLEAIAKAIEEAKAETDKPTIIEVKTIIGFGAEKQGTSAVHGAPLGAEGIAFAKKAYQWTAEDFEVPDEVRLRFEEELQERGEKAETAWNDLFAKYQAEYPELAKDYLEAFANEAISVDLKAHEMGTSKASRVSSQEAIQQISEQVASFWGGSADLSASNNTMVKVEKDFQPDQYEGRNIWFGVREFAMAAAMNGIALHGGTRVYGGTFFVFSNYLLPAVRMAALQNLPTMYVMTHDSIAVGEDGPTHEPIEQLASVRSMPNLNVIRPADGNETNAAWKRALAETDRPTMLVLTRQNLPVLEGTADLAEDGINKGAYILSDAKGELDGIIIATGSEVKLAMDTQAALAEEGIQVRVVSMPSQNIFDEQDAEYKESILPATVTKRLAIEAASSFGWAKYVGLSGKTLTIDTWGASAPGNRIFEEYGFTTENAVSLYKSL; via the coding sequence ATGACATTTGATGCAGTTGACCAGTTGGCAGTAAATACTGTCCGTACACTTTCAATGGATGCAATTCAAGCGGCAAACTCAGGACATCCAGGTCTTCCAATGGGAGCCGCTCCAATGGCTTATGTTTTATGGAATAAAGTCATGAATATCAATCCTAAAACGGGTCGTAACTGGACAAACCGTGACAGATTTATCTTATCTGCTGGACATGGTTCCGCAATGCTTTATAGCTTGCTACATTTAGCAGGTTATAATGTGACTAATGAAGATCTTAAAAACTTCCGTCAATGGGGATCTAAAACCCCAGGACATCCAGAAGTTAACCATACAGATGGTGTAGAAGCAACAACTGGGCCACTTGGCCAAGGAATTGCCAATGCGGTTGGGATGGCTATGGCAGAAGCTCATCTTGCAGCAAAATATAATAAACCTGGTTTTAACATTGTTGATCATTATACCTATGCCTTAAATGGGGATGGAGATTTGATGGAAGGTGTCAGTCAAGAAGCGGCAAGCTTAGCAGGCCACTTAAAACTTGGCAAATTAATTCTCTTCTACGATTCAAATGATATTTCTTTAGATGGCCCAACATCAATGGCTTTCACAGAATCTGTCAAAGGACGTTTTGAAGCTTACGGTTGGCAACATATTCTTGTTAAAGATGGCAACGATTTAGAAGCAATTGCTAAAGCAATTGAAGAAGCTAAAGCTGAAACTGATAAACCAACTATTATTGAAGTTAAAACAATTATTGGTTTTGGTGCTGAAAAACAAGGAACTTCCGCAGTACACGGTGCTCCATTGGGAGCAGAAGGCATTGCCTTTGCTAAAAAAGCTTATCAATGGACAGCTGAAGATTTTGAAGTTCCAGATGAGGTTCGTCTACGCTTCGAAGAAGAACTTCAGGAACGTGGAGAAAAAGCTGAGACTGCTTGGAATGACCTTTTTGCTAAGTATCAAGCAGAGTATCCAGAATTAGCTAAAGATTACTTAGAGGCCTTTGCTAATGAAGCTATCTCAGTTGACTTAAAAGCTCATGAAATGGGTACTTCTAAAGCAAGTCGAGTATCAAGTCAAGAAGCTATCCAACAAATCTCAGAACAAGTTGCTTCCTTCTGGGGAGGTTCAGCAGACCTTTCAGCTTCAAATAATACCATGGTTAAAGTTGAAAAAGACTTCCAACCTGATCAATATGAAGGTCGAAATATCTGGTTTGGGGTACGTGAATTTGCTATGGCGGCAGCTATGAATGGTATCGCTCTTCATGGTGGTACACGTGTTTATGGCGGTACTTTCTTTGTCTTCTCAAATTACCTCCTACCAGCCGTTCGAATGGCAGCTCTTCAAAATTTACCAACTATGTATGTGATGACACATGACTCTATTGCTGTCGGTGAAGATGGTCCAACACACGAGCCAATTGAACAATTGGCAAGTGTTCGGTCAATGCCAAACTTAAATGTTATCCGTCCAGCTGATGGTAATGAAACCAACGCCGCATGGAAACGTGCTTTGGCTGAAACTGACAGACCGACTATGTTAGTGCTTACGCGTCAAAACTTACCAGTTCTTGAAGGGACAGCAGACCTTGCTGAAGATGGGATTAACAAAGGTGCATATATCCTTTCCGATGCCAAAGGTGAGCTTGACGGTATTATCATTGCCACAGGTTCTGAAGTGAAACTAGCTATGGATACACAAGCTGCGCTAGCAGAAGAAGGAATTCAAGTGCGTGTGGTTTCAATGCCATCACAGAATATCTTTGATGAGCAAGATGCTGAATATAAGGAAAGTATTTTACCAGCGACAGTAACGAAACGACTTGCAATTGAGGCTGCATCAAGCTTTGGTTGGGCAAAATATGTTGGCTTAAGTGGTAAGACCTTAACAATTGATACTTGGGGAGCATCAGCACCAGGTAACCGAATTTTTGAAGAATATGGCTTTACAACTGAAAATGCTGTAAGTCTTTACAAGTCATTATAA